The DNA region CCCAGCTAACCGTAGAGGGTGCAGAGGATCGTGATCCGGTACTTACTGCCGACGAGAAGACGGTCTACTACCTATCGGAGAACTCGGGCTCGTTCAACGTTTGGAAGATGGACGTTGCCAACCCTAAAAGCATCGCGCAGGTTACCTCGTTTACCAAAGATCCTGTGCGCTTCCTTTCTATCTCCAACAACAACATCCTTGCCTTTAGCCAAAACGGCGAACTCTACACCTTAGCCCAAAGTGGCAAGCCCGAAAAGGTAAAGGTGACCATCGTTAACGACAGCGACAACCAAGTAGAAAAGGAAACGGCCCGCAACGGTCTTTCGGAAGGCGTTCTATCGCCCAACGGAAAGGAGCTGGCCATTGTGGTACGCGGCGACATCTACGTTACAGCCGTAGACTACGGCACAACCCGCCGCATCACCAACACTCCCGGACAGGAGCGCAGCCCATCGTTTAGCCCCGATGGCCGCACGCTGGTATACGCCGGATTCCGCAACGGAAGCTGGAACCTGTACACTTCAACGATTACAAAGGCTGAAGAGCCATTCTTCTTTGCGGCATCATCGGTTAAGGAGGAAACGCTTTTAGATAGCCCCGAAGAAACCTTCCAGCCCCTCTTCTCTCCAAAAGGCGGCGAAGTGGCCTATCTATCCGATAGAACCAAGATCAACATCATCGATGTTAAGACAAAAGCCGTTCGCCAGATTACCGATGGTAGCAAGAACTTCTCCTACTCCGATGGCGATATCAGCTTCGGCTGGTCGCCCGACGGAAAGTGGCTTACCCTTGCCTACATCGATAAGCTGCGCCAGGGCTACAACGACATCGGCATCGTGAGCAGCAAAGGCGGCGAGATTAAGAACATCACCCAATCGGGCTACATGCAGGACGATCCGAAGTGGATGATGGGTGGCGATATCATCCTATTCTCATCCGATCGTTACGGTATGAGAGCACACGGCTCGTGGGGCTCGCAGCGCGACGTTTTCGGTATCTTCACCAATAAGGCTGCCTACGACAAGTCGAAGCTCTCTCAGGAGGATCTCGACCTGATTAAGGAGCAGGAAAAGATGAAGAAGGAGGCCGAGAAGAAGGCCGCCGAAGCTAAGAAGGACGATAAAAAGAAGCCCGCCAAAAAGGGCGATGCGGCAAAAGCCGACACCGCTAAGAAGGAGAGCAAGCCCGAGGTAAAGGACCTCAAGATCGAGCTGAACGGCATCGAGGATCGCGTTGAGCGCCTTACCATCAACTCGTCAAACTTGGCCGACTACGTGATTACCCCCGATGGCGAAAAGCTCTACTACCTTGCCGCATTCGAAGGCGGATACGACCTATGGGTTAACGAGCTCCGCAAGAACGAGACCAAACTAGTTGTAAAGCTCAACGGCCGTGGCGGCTCGCTGATGCTCGACAAGGAGGCTAAGAACCTCTTCGTGATCGCATCGAGCGGTATCACCAAAATAGAGGTAGCCAACGGCAACAGAAAGCCCGTTACCTTTGCGGCCGATGTAGAGGTTGACCATGCCGCCGAGCGCGCCTACATGTTCGACCACGTGTACAAAACCGTGAAGAGCAAGTTCTACCGTACCGACCTTCAAGGGTGCGACTGGGAGTACTACAAATCGAACTACGAGCGCTTCCTTCCCTACATCGACAACAACTTCGACTTTGCCCAGCTGCTCAGCGAGCTCCTTGGCGAGCTTAACGCATCGCACACCGGCAGCAGCTACCGAGCAACGAAAGAGAACGCCGATGCTACCGCCCGTCTGGGTCTTCTAATGGACATGACCTACACCGGCGAAGGCGCCAAGGTGGTAGAGGTTATTAAGGATGGTCCATTCGACCGCGAATCGTCGAAGGTAAAGGCCGGATCGATGCTGGTTGCCATCGACGGTAGCCCCGTTAAGGCTGGCGAAGACTACTATCCGCTGCTTAACAAGAAGGCGGGCAAGCGCACCATGCTTACCTTTAAGGATGATAAGGGCAGCACCTGGGACGAGGTTATCAAGCCAATCAGCGCCGGTGCCGAAAGCGAGCTGATGTACAACCGCTGGATAGACAATCGTCGTGCCGAGGTAGAAAAGCTATCGGGAGGTCGCTTAGGCTACGTGCACATCCGCTCGATGGCCGACGAGAGCTTCCGCACCACCTTCTCTGACGTTTTCGGTAGATACAACCAAAAGGAAGGTATCATCATCGACACCCGCTTTAACGGCGGTGGACGCATGCACGAGGATATCGAGGCGCTGTTCAGCGGCACCAAGTACCTCGAGCAGGTTCCCCGCGGACAGTACGTGGGCCTTCAGCCAACCAAGCGTTGGACTAAGGCATCCATCATGCTAATGGGCGAGGCCAACTACTCCAACGCGCACGGAACCCCTTGGGTGTACAAGCATATGGGCATTGGTAAGCTCGTAGGTATGCCAGTTCCTGGAACCATGACCAGCGTTTGGTGGGAGAACATGCAGGACAACAGCATCACCTATGGAATTCCAATCATCGGATACCGCACCAAGGAGGGCAACTTCCTAGAGAACACCCAGCTCGAGCCCGACTTTAAGGTAGCAAACCAGTCTACCATACTAGATCAGGGTCGCGACCAACAAATTGAGGAGGCCGTAAAGGAGCTACTTAAGGATATCGATGCCAACAAGTCGAAGACTTGGTAGGCAGTAGGTGTATTAAATTGACTAAGGGCTGGTAGCAATACCGGCCCTTCTTGTTTCGTGTCGATGCTATAAGGGAAGTGGGCTGTATAAGAACGCTAATGTTTAACCACCTCCAACCAATCAATTGAACAAAGCCGAACGCCGAACGTGCAGTGATGGGAGCCTCTGCTTAACTGGGTTAGATCAACCATACTCCATCAAACTTAAGATACACCTCCGACGGCTCTCTAAACGGAAACCCTTTAATAGGAGTTCTCACCTCCCATATATCCAAAATCTCTTCATCCTTTTTTCCAACAGATGTAGATAAATAGTCGTAGCCCGTAGGTTTAACTCCAAAGTGCTTTACCATCGCTTCATTTTTCTCATCAACCATTAGATAGTACACCCCATCAAGGTAGTTCATGATCCGAAGCTTAAACCCATCTACTGTACCCCAATTCTCTACATGATAGGCGGAGTCGACCTCTAACGGTTTTATTGGCCTTGTATAATAGTTGCCAAATGTATAATCTATTTGTAGTTCAAATCCGATTTTTAAATCGTCAGAATTATCACTAACCAAAACATCTCGTTCGGTACTCAATGGATACATCTTGCCTTTGAATAAAGCCCAATCGTATGTTCTCAATTTGTCCATAAATTCTTTCTATTTGAATATTTTTTTATTAGTTCTGTTATGCGAAAGCTCCAGCCTTCGCCAATTCTATCATTGCAGGCTAGAGCCTGCTAGATTCAGCAGAGGCACAGCTTCAGCCGACCGAGAAAAACTCATCATCTAAATTTTAGGTGCTTTTACTATTTTCTCAAGTTTTTCTTTGATCTCGTAAATATCAAAATAGGATCTTTCGCGGTCGAGAAACTTCAGCTTAATCCCCCAAAACATAAATGGGAACCATAAAACAACATGGTAAATCCCTACATCTCTGTCATCATTCAGAGAGCACCACAAAATGGCAAGTAGATAGGTTGCATACAAGGTCGTTAGCAGCATTAATTCAGGGAAAATTGGAAAAAGTAAAAGCCAGCAACGCTGTAAAAATAACTCATCGTCGTATTTCTCTCTCCGGAGCTTTGTCTCCTTTTTAAACTTTCGGTATTTAATATAGGTTCTCAGCCCTAGGTAGGGGCCCATCCTGTAATACTTAATTCTCCCGTATATTTCTAGTAGCCTTTTTGCATCTGCTTTTGTCATTTCTATTCAATTTTAATCGGTATTCTCGCTACGCCAGGCTTGGCGCGGCCACTGGCCGTATTCGCAGGCGGAAGGTATCTATTATTGGTAAGTTTTCAAAGAGGATAAGCCCCCCTACGCTCAACGGAGTAGCAGAGTACCCCTTATGCGTACCGTAAACTTTTTTCGGTTTGACGATTTCCCCGTCAGGGAAATGACCAACCCGTTTACTTTGACAATTTCCCGACTGGGGGAACGCTCAACCTGATTACTTTGACGATTTCCCGACCAGGGGAACGCCCAACCCGATTACTTTGACGATTTCCCGACCAGGGAAATACCCAACCCGTTTACTTTGGCGATTTCCCGACTAGGGGAATATCCCCATCAATCGAGTATAAATGGCATTGCATGAATTTTTTCTCTTATTATTTTATATTACAGAAATAATTTTGGATATTTAACACACAAACCATTAAAACCATTT from Acetobacteroides hydrogenigenes includes:
- a CDS encoding S41 family peptidase produces the protein MKKFLIAIAAFLGFSAAQAQDSPLWLRYPSISPDGKTIAFTYKGDIYTVPAAGGKAQAVTTNPSYDYLPVWSPDGKTIAFSSDRNGNFDVYVVPAEGGTPTRLTTNSANENVQTFTPDGKQVIFTASIQKPASNQQYPASYLTETYAVSVNGGRSTLLTSAAGENHVYTKDGKTVFYNDIKGQENAWRKHHTSSVARDIWKWNIATNTFTQLTVEGAEDRDPVLTADEKTVYYLSENSGSFNVWKMDVANPKSIAQVTSFTKDPVRFLSISNNNILAFSQNGELYTLAQSGKPEKVKVTIVNDSDNQVEKETARNGLSEGVLSPNGKELAIVVRGDIYVTAVDYGTTRRITNTPGQERSPSFSPDGRTLVYAGFRNGSWNLYTSTITKAEEPFFFAASSVKEETLLDSPEETFQPLFSPKGGEVAYLSDRTKINIIDVKTKAVRQITDGSKNFSYSDGDISFGWSPDGKWLTLAYIDKLRQGYNDIGIVSSKGGEIKNITQSGYMQDDPKWMMGGDIILFSSDRYGMRAHGSWGSQRDVFGIFTNKAAYDKSKLSQEDLDLIKEQEKMKKEAEKKAAEAKKDDKKKPAKKGDAAKADTAKKESKPEVKDLKIELNGIEDRVERLTINSSNLADYVITPDGEKLYYLAAFEGGYDLWVNELRKNETKLVVKLNGRGGSLMLDKEAKNLFVIASSGITKIEVANGNRKPVTFAADVEVDHAAERAYMFDHVYKTVKSKFYRTDLQGCDWEYYKSNYERFLPYIDNNFDFAQLLSELLGELNASHTGSSYRATKENADATARLGLLMDMTYTGEGAKVVEVIKDGPFDRESSKVKAGSMLVAIDGSPVKAGEDYYPLLNKKAGKRTMLTFKDDKGSTWDEVIKPISAGAESELMYNRWIDNRRAEVEKLSGGRLGYVHIRSMADESFRTTFSDVFGRYNQKEGIIIDTRFNGGGRMHEDIEALFSGTKYLEQVPRGQYVGLQPTKRWTKASIMLMGEANYSNAHGTPWVYKHMGIGKLVGMPVPGTMTSVWWENMQDNSITYGIPIIGYRTKEGNFLENTQLEPDFKVANQSTILDQGRDQQIEEAVKELLKDIDANKSKTW